The genomic region TGTCCAAGGAACTCGGGCGCGAGCAGCTCGACAGGGATCTTCATCTCTGCCCCGTCGGGGATCTTCCGTTCGTCGCCGAATCCGCTCCGCTCGAGAATGAGGCGCGAGGCCTCGTTGTCGTTCACATCGTCGGTGCGCGACGTGAAGCGCCGCACGACGTGCGTCCAGATCGTCTCGCCCTTCTTGAGCCGGTACGAAGCGTACTCGCCCCGGGAGTCTTTCTTGAAGGTGAGCTCGTCCCCGCCCGAACTCGGAGCGGCAATCAGAAAGGCGGAAAGCACAACGACGCCGACCACGAGTGCCCGCCAGCGGCCCATAAGTGCTCCCGTTGTGGTGAACGACGTTGTGTACGCCCGGCGACACTCACTCGTGCGGTGAGCCGCCGCTCCGGAACGGCCGGAGTCTAGCCAAACGAGCGCCACGCGACAAGCTTATCATCGGCCCGGCCTTCTGGAGGAACGCGCCTCGGACCGGACGTGATCGGACAGGCTGGTGGCCGCGGGGCAGCCAGGGGTCGTGTCAGAATCGCACCCGGCCGAACGGGCCAGGGGGCACCGGGCGGGATCCGTACCGCACGTGCAGCGACCTCGTGACGTCCACGAACGCCACACCGTGCGCACGAGCAGTGCTGCAGCCGCGGCGACAACAGCGCCTATGACGATCTCCTCGATCATGATCGCTCACCCCAGTCCAAGAAGCCGCCCGCCCTGATAGACGACCAGTGCCGCCACGTACGCCAACCCCGTTGAATACGCTGCCGAGAACACCGCCCACTTCCACGAACCCGACTCGCGCCCGATCATCACGACCGTCACCATGCACGGCACGTAGAGCAGCGTGAACACCATGAGCGCATACGCCTTGAGCGGCGAGTAGAACGGGTCGGCCTGGATCTTGGCGCGCAATGGCATCTGCCCGCCCCCGTTCTCGCCGACGGCGTACGCCTCGGCCAGCGTCGAGACCACTGTCTCTTTGGCGAAGAATCCCGAAACGAGCGCCGTGCTGATCTTCCAGTCGCCCAGCCCGATGGGCCTCAGCGCCGGCGCGATCGCCCCGCCGACGCGGCCCGCGTAGCTGCCCCGGCCCCATTCGGCCTGCCGGGCGTGCTCGAGAGCGCGCACGTCGCCGGCCGGCGCGCCCGACTCGCGCGCCGACGCGATCTCGGCGTCGTAGTCCCTCGACAGCGGCCGATCGAGCGGGAACGCTTGGAGAAACCACATCACAACGGAGAAAAGCAGAATAACGGTCGCCGCGCGCTTGAGGTACATCCACGCCCGCCGCCACATGTGAATCAACACCCCGCGCGCCGTCGGCATCCGGTACGGCGGCAGCTCCATGACGAACGGCACCGATGGGCCGCGAAACAGCGTCGAGCGGAACAGCTTCGCCACGAGCGCCGCGAGCACGATGCCGAGCATGTAGAGCGAGAACACCACCCACGCCTGCGCCGACGGCTTGAAGAACGCGCCGGCGAGCAGCGCGTAGATCGGCAGCCGCGCGCTGCAACTGATCAGCGGCACCACGAGCATCGTCGTGAGCCGGTCCTGCCGACTCGACAGCGTACGCGTCGCCATCACCGCCGGCACCGAACAGCCCAGCCCGAGCACCATCGGAATGAACGAGCGTCCGTGCAGCCCGATCAGATGCATCACCCGATCGATAACGAACGCCGCCCGCGCCATGTAGCCGGTATCCTCGAGGAAGGCGATCGCCAGAAACAGCAGCACGACGAGCGGCAGGAACACAACGATGTTGCCCACGCCGGCGATAATCCCGTCGGCTAGGAGTGAACGGATCAGCCCCTCGGGCAGCCAGACATGAATGCCTCCGCGCAGCGCATCCACGCCCTGTTCGACCGCACCAATGCCGATGTTTCCAAGCGTGAACACAAGCGCAAACATCGCCAGCATGAGCAGCGCGAAGATCGGTAGCCCCAGCCAGCGGCTCGTCACAATCGCGTCGATCTGGTCCGACATGTCGTGGCGCCGCTCGGGCGAACGCACCACCGACTCCTGGCACGCGCCGCTGATGAAGCCGTAACGCGCGTCGGCGATCAGCCCCTCGGGCTCGTCGCCATAGAGCGCCTGGAGGTGGCGCGCGCTGGCGGCCACAAGCGCATCGAGCCCGCCGTCCGCCCCGTGGCGCCGGCGCACAAGCTCGCGCACCTCCTCGTCGCCCTCAAGCAGCTTGAGCGCCACCCAACGCGCCGGATATGCCCCACGGAGATCGGCGTGTTCGTCCAGGTAGCGCTCGATCTTCGCCAGCTCGCTGTTGATATCCGCGCCGTAGCCGACGAGACGCGGCCGGCTCTCGAGCTGGCCATCGGCCACCTTGAGGATCGTCTCGAACAGCTCGCGAGTGCCCTGGTTGCGATTGCCAACCAACGGCACGACGGGCACGCCAAGCAGCATCGAAAGCCGTGCGTGGTCGATCTGCTGGCCGCGCGAGCGCGCGAGATCGCTCATGTTGAACGCGAGCACCAGCGGCAACCCCAGCTCCATGAGCTGCGTCGCGAGGTAGAGGTTGCGCTCGAGGTTCGAGGCGTCCACCACGGCCACGACGACATCGACGGCGCCGTCGATGAGCAGCCGCCGCGCCACACGCTCCTCGGGCGTGTAGGGCGTCAGGCTGTAGTTGCCCGGCAGGTCGGTTACCTCGATCGAGCGCCCGCCGAAGCTCGCCTCGCCCACCTTCTTCTCGATCGTCACGCCGGGGTAATTGCCCACGTGCTGGCGTGCGCCGGTCAGGTTATTGAATACCGTCGTCTTGCCCGAATTGGGGTTGCCCGCCAGCGCCACGCGGATCGGGCTGACCCCGTTCTGCCACTCGGCCACGCGCACCCGGTGGGCCATCCGCGAGCCGAGCGCGATCTCGGAGCCGTCCACGTCCAGCGTGACGCGCCCTTTCTCGCCCGCCTTGCCGACGAGGCGCAGGTGCGCGCCCTCGTGCACGCCCGCCTGCTCGAGGTGCTCGCGCATCCCGCGCCCGCCATCCATCTCGACGACGCGGTATTCGTGCCCGATCTCGGCCTCCGACAGCGCCACCTCGTGTTCGGCCCGCAGCGGGGAAACCGGCTCGACCGACACATGCGCCGCCTCGGCCCGCCGCAGCGAAAGATGATACCCCATCACCTCGACGTCGATCGGATCGCCCAGCGGCGCAACACGCACAACCTTGACCGGCTTGCCGGCCACGACGCCCATCTCGCGCAGCCGCCGGCGGATCGATGCCTCGCCGCCCACGCTCGCCACCCGGCCCGACTCGCCGGGCTTCATCTTGCCCAAGGGTACCT from Verrucomicrobiota bacterium harbors:
- the feoB gene encoding ferrous iron transport protein B, whose amino-acid sequence is MAQVPLGKMKPGESGRVASVGGEASIRRRLREMGVVAGKPVKVVRVAPLGDPIDVEVMGYHLSLRRAEAAHVSVEPVSPLRAEHEVALSEAEIGHEYRVVEMDGGRGMREHLEQAGVHEGAHLRLVGKAGEKGRVTLDVDGSEIALGSRMAHRVRVAEWQNGVSPIRVALAGNPNSGKTTVFNNLTGARQHVGNYPGVTIEKKVGEASFGGRSIEVTDLPGNYSLTPYTPEERVARRLLIDGAVDVVVAVVDASNLERNLYLATQLMELGLPLVLAFNMSDLARSRGQQIDHARLSMLLGVPVVPLVGNRNQGTRELFETILKVADGQLESRPRLVGYGADINSELAKIERYLDEHADLRGAYPARWVALKLLEGDEEVRELVRRRHGADGGLDALVAASARHLQALYGDEPEGLIADARYGFISGACQESVVRSPERRHDMSDQIDAIVTSRWLGLPIFALLMLAMFALVFTLGNIGIGAVEQGVDALRGGIHVWLPEGLIRSLLADGIIAGVGNIVVFLPLVVLLFLAIAFLEDTGYMARAAFVIDRVMHLIGLHGRSFIPMVLGLGCSVPAVMATRTLSSRQDRLTTMLVVPLISCSARLPIYALLAGAFFKPSAQAWVVFSLYMLGIVLAALVAKLFRSTLFRGPSVPFVMELPPYRMPTARGVLIHMWRRAWMYLKRAATVILLFSVVMWFLQAFPLDRPLSRDYDAEIASARESGAPAGDVRALEHARQAEWGRGSYAGRVGGAIAPALRPIGLGDWKISTALVSGFFAKETVVSTLAEAYAVGENGGGQMPLRAKIQADPFYSPLKAYALMVFTLLYVPCMVTVVMIGRESGSWKWAVFSAAYSTGLAYVAALVVYQGGRLLGLG